The Schizosaccharomyces pombe strain 972h- genome assembly, chromosome: I genome contains a region encoding:
- the urg3 gene encoding protein urg3: protein MSTETVAKLLSLQDIRYKAQKVLQKAESQSLKSFLYDPSKLPEVADFVVSVIQADFKGKYSTIPPHGRWQHFEVGNVPRLSQLVSKWEKEGVDSLEICKRVLDVTFVSVLLDAGAGDVWKYTDGKEAYGRSEGLAVASLRCFESGLFSSNPDFVYQVDGKALQALTSEKLGAGFQVTEQNPLAGVEGRATILRSLGKQLGSGRPSDFVGRIFPTGDFSKGLNVLELWSELQTLLIPIWPVRTSFEGQNLGDAWYLSTIDAIQPFHKLTQWLTYSLLIPFKSLLKVPVVNEELLTGLPEYRNGGLFVDLGVLTLRPEFSYATEYEPSSVTIVEWRAMTVVLLDKLLAFVNERLKPELSEPLSLAQMLEAGSWKSGRIIAKKLRPSTAGSPILIKSDGTLF, encoded by the coding sequence ATGAGTACAGAGACCGTTGCCAAGCTTTTGTCTTTGCAAGATATTCGTTACAAGGCCCAAAAAGTGTTACAAAAGGCCGAAAGTCAGTCCTTAAAGTCTTTTTTGTACGACCCCTCTAAACTTCCTGAAGTTGCCGATTTTGTCGTTTCTGTAATCCAAGCTGATTTTAAGGGCAAGTATTCCACCATTCCTCCTCATGGACGGTGGCAGCATTTTGAGGTTGGCAATGTCCCTCGATTGAGCCAACTCGTCAGTAAATGGGAAAAGGAGGGTGTTGATTCTTTGgaaatttgcaaaagagTTTTGGACGTTACTTTCGTCAGTGTCTTGCTTGACGCCGGTGCTGGCGACGTGTGGAAGTACACTGATGGAAAAGAGGCCTATGGCCGTAGTGAGGGATTGGCTGTAGCAAGCTTACGTTGCTTTGAAAGCGGactattttcttcaaacccagattttgtttatcaaGTGGATGGAAAGGCTCTTCAAGCTTTAACTTCGGAAAAGCTAGGTGCCGGTTTCCAGGTTACTGAACAAAACCCATTAGCTGGTGTGGAGGGTAGAGCGACTATTCTTCGTTCTCTTGGAAAGCAGCTTGGTTCTGGGAGACCCAGTGATTTTGTTGGTCGTATATTCCCCACTGGCGATTTCTCCAAAGGATTAAATGTTTTGGAATTGTGGTCTGAGCTTCAAACCCTTCTTATCCCTATTTGGCCGGTTCGTACTTCATTTGAAGGACAAAATTTAGGTGATGCTTGGTACTTGTCCACCATTGATGCCATTCAACCCTTCCACAAGCTTACGCAATGGCTTACTTACTCCCTACTTATTCCCTTTAAATCTCTTCTCAAAGTCCCCGTTGTCAACGAGGAACTCCTTACTGGATTGCCAGAGTACCGAAACGGTGGTTTGTTCGTAGACTTGGGAGTTCTGACCTTGCGTCCCGAGTTTTCTTACGCTACTGAGTACGAACCTAGTAGCGTAACCATTGTGGAGTGGAGAGCGATGACAGTTGTTTTACTTGACAAGCTTTTAGCATTTGTAAATGAGCGCTTGAAACCCGAGTTGAGCGAGCCTTTGTCTCTCGCACAAATGCTTGAAGCTGGAAGTTGGAAGTCTGGAAGAATCATCGCCAAAAAATTACGTCCTTCTACTGCAGGTAGTCCAATCCTGATTAAAAGTGATGGTACCTTGTTTTAA
- the tna1 gene encoding nicotinic acid plasma membrane transporter has protein sequence MKSLSHTSSNKSNGSIFTKADESEKVISRSNTASPISIENTHLTKSERDSLLFRLDLVLAPTIMILYLVAFLDRSNIGNAKVAGLPEDLKLKGDQFNIIASVFYVTFILFEMPTTLLMKKVQPKRMLAFIVISYSLTTIFTGFCHNFGGLLAARLVLGFCEAGLFPCLALYLTMIYSRVELAPRIAYLFASSALSGAFGGLFAYAVLHMDGVGGFAGWRWLFIIEGLIGFVCGVAVYFIIPNDITKAWFLSKTHQEMMRKRQLERAADLEAAHFDWKGVKSAFTDFKVYLYALSEFGQDTCLYGFSTFLPAIISGMGYTSLSVQYMTIPVYILGAATYIAASFLSDRFHHRGIILIIGNIFPIVGYILLLACQNNKSVLYFACYLCSVGVYTGAGLNVTWLSANIAPHYKRATAISLQLAIANSSGILAGQIYRYPPKYIAGHLTSLIAIFISTVLHVVNIFFLKHQNSKKQKSLASSSTIDLSEQPKDDKDARFHYIL, from the coding sequence atgaagtCTTTAAGTCACACTAGCAGTAATAAGAGCAATGGCAGCATCTTTACCAAAGCGGATGAAAGTGAAAAAGTCATCAGCCGTTCTAACACTGCTAGTCCAATTTCCATTGAAAATACACATTTGACAAAGTCGGAAAGAGATTCGTTGCTGTTTAGGTTGGATTTGGTTTTGGCTCCTACAATCATGATATTATACCTTGTAGCATTCTTAGACCGTAGTAATATCGGTAATGCTAAAGTTGCGGGGCTTCCCGaagatttgaaattaaaggGGGATCAGTTTAACATCATTGCAAGCGTATTCTATgttacatttattttgtttgagATGCCAACTACGCTATTGATGAAGAAAGTACAACCAAAACGCATGTTAGCTTTTATCGTTATTTCTTATTCACTTACGACAATTTTTACTGGATTCTGTCACAATTTTGGTGGTTTGCTCGCAGCACGCTTAGTACTAGGTTTTTGTGAAGCTGGTTTATTTCCTTGTTTAGCTCTTTACCTTACAATGATTTATTCAAGAGTAGAATTGGCACCTAGAATTGCTTACTTGTTTGCATCTTCTGCTTTGTCAGGTGCATTTGGTGGTCTATTCGCATATGCAGTTTTGCATATGGACGGGGTAGGCGGGTTCGCTGGTTGGAGATGGCTTTTCATAATTGAAGGATTAATAGGATTTGTATGTGGTGTGGcagtttattttatcattcCAAACGATATTACAAAAGCATGGTTTCTTTCCAAAACTCACCAGGAGATGATGCGTAAACGACAACTGGAGAGAGCTGCAGATCTTGAAGCAGCACATTTTGACTGGAAAGGTGTGAAATCAGCCTTCACCGATTTTAAAGTATATCTTTATGCCCTTTCTGAATTTGGACAGGACACATGCTTATACGGATTTAGCACTTTTTTACCGGCCATCATCAGTGGTATGGGATATACCTCGCTTTCTGTACAGTATATGACTATTCctgtttacattttagGAGCTGCAACTTATATTGCCGCATCATTTCTCTCTGATCGTTTCCATCACCGTGGCATAATCTTAATTATTGGCAACATCTTTCCAATAGTTGGATACATTCTGTTGTTGGCTTgccaaaataataaatctGTTCTTTACTTTGCATGCTACCTCTGTTCAGTCGGCGTCTATACAGGTGCTGGGCTTAATGTTACATGGTTAAGTGCAAACATTGCACCTCATTACAAACGTGCTACTGCAATTAGTTTACAACTTGCAATTGCCAACTCTTCTGGAATCCTGGCCGGACAAATTTACCGTTACCCACCAAAATACATTGCTGGCCATTTGACTTCATTAATAGCTATATTTATCTCCACTGTATTGCATGTTGTGAATATATTCTTCTTGAAGCATCAGAACTCCAAGAAGCAAAAGTCTTTGGCTTCAAGTTCTACCATCGATTTATCTGAGCAGCCTAAAGATGACAAGGATGCTCGTTTTCACTATATACTATAA
- the urg2 gene encoding putative uracil phosphoribosyltransferase, with amino-acid sequence MSNITISSHPVVNEQIAILRDRSLKPSQVRSVVDEISRFLAYESTKTLKSPSVSIVPVLRSGMSMMSAFSKVLPDVPIYHIGIFREKSTLQPIEYYNKLPKKSTDTAVILDPVMATGGTANAVITTLQEWGCKNIIFVSVLASEQALTRFSNIPGVEFVIGAVDKSLDAKGYLVPGVGDIGDRLYGATA; translated from the coding sequence ATGAGCAACATTACAATTTCTTCCCACCCTGTTGTTAACGAGCAGATTGCTATTCTTCGTGATCGCTCTCTTAAGCCTTCTCAAGTTCGCTCTGTCGTCGATGAGATCTCTCGTTTCTTGGCTTATGAGTCTACCAAGACATTGAAGAGTCCCTCTGTCTCTATTGTGCCTGTTCTTCGCTCTGGTATGTCCATGATGAGCGCCTTCTCCAAGGTACTTCCTGATGTTCCAATTTACCACATTGGTATTTTCCGTGAGAAGAGCACTCTTCAACCCATTGAGTACTATAACAAGCTTCCCAAGAAGTCCACCGATACTGCCGTTATCCTTGATCCCGTCATGGCTACCGGTGGTACTGCCAACGCAGTTATTACCACTCTTCAAGAATGGGGTTGCAAGAACATCATTTTCGTCAGTGTCTTGGCTAGTGAGCAAGCCTTGACTCGCTTTTCCAACATCCCCGGTGTTGAATTTGTCATCGGCGCTGTTGACAAGTCTCTTGATGCCAAGGGTTACCTTGTTCCTGGTGTCGGTGACATTGGTGATCGTTTGTATGGTGCCACAGCTTAA
- the urg1 gene encoding GTP cyclohydrolase II has product MLATEQSRPAECNGAHAHEKTEEVKKPLYSRPVVLTTYPSQSRIDPFPMNWGAATAEERGPITVARSIETLPHRNAVGAHGGSYSVYNALAVAGGFLPPDHRPNFELTEPTFDFPELDSWHDPKKIVAMDPYGHLTPSVFKKYLDEGYDVRPTIAITRAHLQVTEIQRSVENGSLPIDGKIVLNEKGDIAVTKVAVEPVWYLPGVAERFGVDEVTLRRALFEQMGGAYPELITRPDIKVFLPPIGGLTAYIFGPPEYLSDTSKSLAVRVHDECNGSDVFQSDICTCRPYLTFGIEEAAKEAQNGGAGLVVYFRKEGRALGEVVKYLVYNKRKRTGDSAENYFKRTEELAGVRDMRFQALMPDILHWFGIKKIDRMLSMSNMKHDAIVGQGIKILNRITIPDDLIPEDSQVEIDAKIQSGYFSEKKVTEDDLSCVHGRHW; this is encoded by the coding sequence ATGCTTGCCACTGAACAAAGCCGTCCTGCAGAGTGCAATGGCGCTCATGCTCACGAGAAGACCGAAGAGGTTAAGAAGCCTCTTTACTCTCGTCCTGTCGTCTTGACCACCTATCCCTCTCAATCTAGAATTGATCCTTTCCCCATGAACTGGGGCGCTGCCACTGCTGAGGAACGTGGACCTATTACTGTCGCTCGCTCCATTGAGACTCTTCCTCATCGCAACGCCGTCGGTGCTCATGGCGGTAGCTACTCCGTTTACAATGCTTTAGCTGTTGCCGGTGGTTTCTTGCCCCCTGATCATCGTCCCAACTTTGAGCTCACTGAGCCCACTTTTGACTTCCCTGAATTGGACAGCTGGCATGATCCCAAGAAGATCGTCGCCATGGATCCCTATGGCCATCTTACCCCTAGCGTCTTCAAGAAGTACTTGGATGAGGGTTACGACGTTCGTCCCACCATTGCCATTACCCGTGCTCATCTCCAAGTCACTGAGATTCAACGTTCTGTTGAAAATGGCTCTTTGCCCATCGATGGTAAGATTGTTCTCAACGAAAAGGGTGACATTGCCGTTACTAAGGTTGCTGTTGAGCCTGTATGGTATCTTCCTGGTGTTGCTGAACGTTTCGGTGTCGATGAAGTTACTCTTCGTCGTGCTTTGTTTGAGCAAATGGGTGGTGCTTATCCCGAACTTATCACCCGTCCTGACATCAAAGTATTCCTTCCTCCCATCGGTGGTTTGACTGCTTACATCTTTGGTCCTCCTGAATACCTTAGCGATACTTCCAAGAGCTTGGCTGTCCGTGTTCATGACGAGTGCAACGGTTCTGATGTCTTCCAAAGTGATATTTGCACATGCAGACCTTATTTGACTTTTGGTATTGAGGAAGCTGCCAAGGAAGCCCAAAATGGTGGTGCTGGTTTGGTTGTTTACTTCAGAAAGGAGGGTCGTGCCCTTGGTGAAGTTGTCAAATACCTTGTTTACAACAAGCGTAAGCGTACTGGTGACTCTGCCGAGAACTACTTCAAGCGTACTGAAGAGTTGGCCGGTGTTCGTGATATGCGTTTCCAAGCTCTTATGCCTGATATTCTCCACTGGTTTGGCATTAAGAAGATTGACCGCATGCTCAGTATGTCTAACATGAAGCATGATGCCATTGTTGGCCAAGGTATCAAGATTTTGAACCGTATCACTATTCCCGATGATCTTATTCCTGAAGATTCTCAAGTCGAAATCGATGCTAAGATTCAATCCGGTTACTTCTCTGAGAAGAAGGTCACTGAGGATGATCTTTCTTGTGTTCACGGTCGTCATTGGTAA
- the toe1 gene encoding protein toe1, which yields MGEVERTRQSSSSLLTFKRKRALEACDSCRKQKTRCLAGSVEDENRACLRCRSLNMDCSLADPNHFIRKVENDNMDAISANINSKLENRLKVLEKAISSITNSPIAGQISLKSEKDVFLQGLLSMDEIELLLEIFIERYGKRWLSVDYSASQYMELLYTKSHLMLATACLIALRHNPSLKARIYTDVLNIVDRLISEELLTTSPSLQFFEAVSMLTLYRPLRLSQKQDLWLLSGFALQHRTLSSTKGWFNGFAGSSATLTYLDIVPARTWNHLCHGHLVMCMGYRRHAMLDENTFDDCRNILTNTKANEFDGNILGMLSVYSMLYRMLRSPTLDLDYAIFQLEEWRKEWCHLWEQPEPQYSRIAYFYSYNVVYEASIQTATDGNDFANIPRYVSMVQSYALKTIDAIFELSAYDMSRCSDHVLFHAGFASASLLRLIYAAKTKEVDTSIVQPKVLNDLVTKIWKWLLVISVDQYHLATKFANYLKEYQKTVNEGTAESTWFKGPLRPVSSTTLQALKPYNLGVATVERG from the exons ATGGGCGAAGTGGAACGGACGCGTCAGTCATCCTCGTCTCTATTAACATTTAAAAGGAAACGTGCTCTTGAAGCGTGCGACTCTTGCCGTAAGCAAAAAACGAGATGCCTGGCAGGTTCTGTTGAGGATGAAAACCGCGCGTGCTTAAGATGCCGCTCTTTGAACATGGATTGTAGCTTGGCTGATCCAAATCACTTTATACGAAAAGTGGAAAATGACAATATGGATGCTATTAGCGCGAATATCAACTCAAAACTAGAAAACAG ACTCAAGGTATTGGAGAAGGCCATCAGTTCTATCACAAATTCTCCTATTGCAGGCCAGATTTCCCTCAAATCCGAAAAAGACGTTTTCCTCCAGGGTTTACTCTCCATGGATGAAATCGAATTGCTCttggaaatttttataGAGCGCTATGGTAAGCGCTGGCTCTCTGTCGACTACAGTGCTTCCCAGTACATGGAACTACTATACACAAAATCACATTTGATGCTTGCAACCGCTTGTCTCATTGCTTTAAGACACAATCCCTCTCTGAAAGCTAGGATTTACACGGACGTACTAAACATCGTGGACCGCCTTATCTCAGAGGAATTGCTCACTACTTCACCTTCCCTACAGTTTTTCGAGGCTGTATCTATGCTAACCCTTTATCGACCGCTTCGGCTTTCCCAAAAACAAGATCTCTGGCTCCTCAGCGGGTTTGCTTTGCAACACAGAACGCTTTCGAGCACCAAGGGATGGTTCAACGGTTTTGCGGGATCTAGCGCTACACTAACTTATCTCGATATCGTTCCCGCAAGAACGTGGAATCACCTCTGCCATGGTCATTTGGTTATGTGCATGGGATATCGTCGTCATGCTATGTTGGATGAAAATACTTTTGATGATTGTCGTAATATATTAACAAATACTAAGGCTAATGAATTTGACGGAAACATTTTGGGAATGCTCTCTGTATACTCCATGCTATACAGAATGCTGCGATCCCCTACCCTCGATTTGGATTATGCAATATTTCAGCTTGAAGAATGGCGCAAGGAATGGTGTCATCTTTGGGAACAACCCGAGCCGCAATATTCTCGGATTGCCTATTTTTATTCCTACAATGTCGTTTACGAGGCCAGCATCCAAACAGCTACGGATGGTAATGACTTTGCGAACATACCGCGGTATGTTAGCATGGTGCAAAGTTATGCgctaaaaacaattgatgcaatttttgaattgtcAGCTTACGATATGTCTCGTTGCTCCGATCATGTCTTGTTTCACGCGGGTTTTGCATCTGCAAGTTTACTGCGATTGATTTACGCTGCAAAAACAAAGGAGGTAGACACTTCTATCGTCCAGCCTAAAGTTTTGAATGACCTTGTAACTAAAATATGGAAATGGTTGCTTGTTATCAGTGTCGACCAATATCATTTGGCTACAAAGTTTGCTAATTACCTGAAGGAATATCAAAAAACCGTTAATGAAGGCACTGCTGAAAGCACCTGGTTTAAAGGACCACTGCGACCTGTTTCAAGCACTACGTTACAAGCTCTTAAACCGTACAACCTTGGAGTCGCTACTGTGGAACGTGGCTAA
- the uck2 gene encoding uracil phosphoribosyltransferase, which translates to MSIPLEQPENVVVLRQTMYLLSLMTILRDQQTGHSEFVRTANLIINMLMQEALSALPYKKCLIKTSSGGTYTGVQPARDICGVSILRAGESMEYGLAAACNYSVPVGKLLVQRDETTFEAKLMFCKLPKDAQDRLVLLLDPLLATGNSVILAIQTLINKGIPEENIVFVNLIACNEGITNVFAKFPKLRMVTASIDPELNANKYVVPGCGDFGDRYFGTC; encoded by the coding sequence ATGTCCATTCCTCTTGAACAGCCCGAGAATGTCGTGGTTCTCCGTCAGACCATGTACTTGTTATCATTGATGACTATTCTTCGCGATCAGCAAACCGGCCATTCAGAGTTTGTGCGCACAGCCAATCTCATTATCAACATGCTAATGCAAGAAGCATTGAGTGCTTTACCTTATAAGAAATGCTTAATAAAGACTAGTTCCGGCGGCACCTATACTGGCGTCCAACCAGCTAGAGATATATGCGGCGTCAGCATTTTAAGAGCTGGAGAGAGTATGGAATATGGATTGGCCGCTGCTTGCAACTACTCAGTTCCCGTCGGCAAGTTATTGGTGCAAAGAGATGAAACTACGTTTGAAGCTAAATTGATGTTCTGCAAGTTACCCAAGGATGCACAGGATCGTTTGGTTTTGTTGCTAGATCCCTTATTGGCTACGGGAAATTCTGTAATTCTCGCCATTCAAACTCTGATCAACAAGGGGATCCCAGAAGAAAACATTGTGTTTGTTAATCTCATTGCATGCAATGAGGGGATTACTAATGTCTTTGCTAAGTTTCCCAAGCTTAGAATGGTTACAGCGTCTATTGATCCCGAATTGAATGCTAATAAATACGTTGTTCCTGGATGCGGTGATTTCGGTGACCGCTACTTTGGCACTTGCTAG
- the fur4 gene encoding plasma membrane uracil transmembrane transporter produces MESVDNNSFFSRIRNSNAYRKVKDFVILDHRPGMTMAERMLTNKDLYPVPPSKRLWGPWNFISFWLADAVNINTWMISATAIELGLNWWEAWICVWVGYLICGILVATTGRPGAVYHISFPVLSRSSFGTWGSLWPILNRSVLACVWYGVQAWIGGECVVLMIRSIWPSFSHIPNTMAKSGTETYQWVGFFIFWLLSNIAIWFPVHQIRHLFTFKAIVAPPAAIAFLIWALVKAHGAGPVIHEPTKLGQYEHAWVVINGIVTCIDGFATLIVNNPDFARFATTPGAVHWPQIITVPLAFGVTSLIGVLVSSASKAIYGTTLWDPTQLLASFLDHSNAHGVRAGVFFIAFGLCIAQLGVNIAANSVSAGNDLSALLPTVINVRRGGYIASIIALCMCPWNLLSSNNNFTTYLSSYSVFLSSFAGVIIADYYFVRKGLIRVAPLYSSSSSSPYYFWKGINFRAFASYICGMLINIVGMAGSTGQKVPKVANTMFNLNYFLGITVACLSHIIICKIFPVTECGEKMLSEVPEEADDYLLTLASEDSIDKDSTSEIYIDGLPTEKEVEKDDVLSITSKKLSGCFP; encoded by the coding sequence ATGGAGTCTGTGGataataattcttttttttcacgAATTAGAAATAGCAATGCCTATAGAAAGGTCAAGGATTTTGTTATATTGGATCATAGGCCTGGTATGACTATGGCCGAGAGAATGTTGACTAACAAGGATCTATATCCTGTTCCTCCTTCCAAGCGCCTTTGGGGGCCTTGGAacttcatttctttttggttAGCTGATGCTGTCAACATCAACACTTGGATGATTTCTGCCACCGCTATCGAGCTTGGCTTGAACTGGTGGGAGGCATGGATTTGCGTTTGGGTTGGCTATCTTATTTGCGGTATTTTAGTTGCAACTACTGGTCGCCCTGGTGCAGTATATCACATTTCATTCCCTGTTCTTTCTCGTTCTTCCTTTGGTACATGGGGTTCATTATGGCCTATTCTTAATCGTAGTGTCCTGGCATGCGTCTGGTACGGTGTGCAGGCTTGGATTGGTGGTGAATGTGTTGTTTTGATGATTCGCTCAATTTGGCCTTCTTTCTCCCATATCCCTAACACCATGGCAAAAAGTGGTACGGAGACATACCAATGGGTTGgcttttttatcttttggCTCCTTTCAAATATTGCCATTTGGTTTCCAGTACATCAAATTCGTCACCTCTTCACTTTTAAGGCCATTGTCGCTCCTCCTGCAGCCATTGCTTTCCTAATTTGGGCGCTCGTTAAAGCCCACGGCGCCGGTCCTGTTATTCATGAACCTACAAAATTAGGTCAGTATGAACATGCTTGGGTGGTAATTAATGGAATTGTAACCTGTATTGATGGCTTTGCGACTCTTATTGTCAATAATCCTGATTTTGCACGCTTTGCGACCACCCCTGGCGCCGTACACTGGCCTCAAATCATCACCGTTCCCCTTGCCTTTGGTGTAACTTCGCTAATCGGTGTTCTTGTTAGTTCTGCATCCAAAGCCATTTATGGCACGACTCTTTGGGATCCTACTCAATTGCTTGCCTCTTTCCTCGATCACTCTAACGCCCACGGTGTTCGTGCCGGTGTCTTTTTCATCGCATTTGGTTTGTGTATCGCTCAACTCGGTGTCAACATTGCTGCTAATTCGGTTTCTGCGGGTAACGATTTGTCAGCTCTCTTGCCTACTGTAATTAATGTTCGTCGTGGTGGTTACATCGCCTCTATTATTGCCCTCTGCATGTGCCCATGGAATTTATTAAGCTCAAACAATAACTTCACAACTTATTTATCCTCATACTCCGTCTTTTTGTCTTCATTTGCTGGCGTTATCATTGCCGACTACTATTTCGTGCGCAAAGGCTTGATTAGAGTTGCTCCTTTATACTCTTCCTCTTCTAGCAGCCCCTATTACTTTTGGAAGGGTATCAACTTCCGGGCATTTGCTTCTTACATTTGTGGTATGCTTATCAATATTGTTGGTATGGCTGGTTCAACTGGACAAAAAGTCCCAAAAGTTGCTAATACCatgtttaatttaaattactttttggGTATTACCGTCGCCTGTTTATCTCATATAATCATTTGCAAAATCTTCCCTGTTACCGAATGCGGTGAGAAAATGCTTTCTGAGGTTCCCGAAGAAGCTGATGACTATTTGCTTACCCTTGCCTCAGAAGACTCCATCGACAAGGACAGTACATCTGAAATTTATATTGATGGACTTCCCACTGAGAAGGAGGTTGAGAAGGACGACGTTCTCAGTATTACgagcaaaaaattatcgGGTTGTTTTCCTTAG